A single genomic interval of Candidatus Binataceae bacterium harbors:
- a CDS encoding TIGR04283 family arsenosugar biosynthesis glycosyltransferase, with amino-acid sequence MSRLSVVVPMLNEGSVIGDTLAALRTGAPNAEIVVVDGGSTDQSVDVARKFADRVVGASRGRARQMNAGAALGSGEILAFVHADTWVPYSFEKDILDALGESGIVGGRFDIELDDSSFVYRLIGDLISLRSRITRTATGDQAIFVRRSVFESLGGFPDFDLCEDLDFSRRLKRVGGVACLRSRVTTSARRWRRAGLARTVLRMWAIRGLYLLGVPPSRLKQIYADTREAGTVGRPWIG; translated from the coding sequence ATGAGTCGCCTTTCTGTGGTCGTTCCGATGCTCAACGAGGGGTCTGTCATCGGTGACACGCTCGCAGCGCTTCGTACGGGCGCCCCCAACGCCGAGATCGTAGTCGTCGACGGTGGCAGCACTGATCAATCTGTCGATGTCGCGCGCAAGTTTGCCGACCGGGTCGTCGGCGCCTCGCGCGGACGCGCGCGCCAGATGAATGCGGGTGCGGCGCTCGGATCGGGCGAGATCCTGGCCTTCGTACACGCGGACACTTGGGTTCCATACTCTTTCGAAAAAGACATCCTCGATGCCTTGGGAGAATCGGGCATCGTCGGCGGGCGGTTCGACATCGAGCTGGATGATTCGAGCTTTGTCTATCGCCTAATCGGAGACTTGATCAGCCTTCGGTCCCGAATCACCCGGACGGCCACCGGTGACCAGGCGATTTTCGTTCGCCGTTCGGTGTTCGAGTCGCTCGGCGGATTTCCGGACTTCGATCTGTGCGAAGATCTCGATTTCTCTCGCAGACTGAAACGGGTCGGCGGGGTCGCCTGCCTGCGCTCACGGGTTACCACTTCCGCGCGCAGATGGCGCCGCGCCGGCCTCGCCCGCACGGTCCTGCGAATGTGGGCCATCCGCGGCCTCTATCTGCTAGGCGTACCTCCGTCGAGACTCAAGCAAATTTACGCGGACACGCGCGAGGCAGGAACTGTCGGGCGTCCGTGGATCGGGTGA
- the grxC gene encoding glutaredoxin 3, whose translation MAKVEIYTTNYCPFCIRAKSLLKRKGIAFEEIDVTDDDAMREKMIELSGGRRTVPEVFINGKIVGGYDELSALDARGELDAMLAQPAQ comes from the coding sequence GTGGCCAAAGTCGAAATCTACACCACTAACTACTGCCCGTTTTGTATCCGCGCCAAGAGCCTGCTCAAGCGCAAAGGCATCGCCTTCGAGGAAATCGATGTGACCGATGACGACGCGATGCGCGAAAAAATGATCGAGCTTTCGGGCGGGCGGCGCACCGTACCGGAGGTTTTCATCAACGGAAAAATTGTCGGCGGTTATGACGAGCTGAGCGCCCTTGATGCTCGCGGAGAACTGGACGCGATGCTCGCTCAACCCGCGCAGTGA